A region from the Aquimarina sp. ERC-38 genome encodes:
- the ftsY gene encoding signal recognition particle-docking protein FtsY: protein MSFFKKIFSSEKKETLDKGLEKTKTSFFSKLSKAVAGKSKVDDDVLDNLEEVLVTSDVGVKTTIKVIDRIEERVSKDKYLGTEELNRILREEIAGLLSETNTGNATDFVIPENKKPYVLMVVGVNGVGKTTTIGKLAYQFNKKGLKVVLGAADTFRAAAIDQLQVWADRVKVPIVKQEMGSDPASVAFDTLQSGVNQNADVIIIDTAGRLHNKVNLMNELTKVKRVMQKVIPDAPHDVLLVLDGSTGQNAFEQAKQFTAATEVTSLAVTKLDGTAKGGVVIGISDQFQIPVKYIGVGEGIEDLQVFNKHEFVDSFFK from the coding sequence AGAAAAAACCAAAACCAGTTTTTTTTCAAAGCTAAGTAAGGCTGTTGCCGGTAAGTCTAAAGTAGATGATGATGTCCTGGATAACCTGGAAGAAGTGTTAGTAACTAGTGATGTGGGCGTAAAAACTACCATCAAAGTAATAGACCGGATTGAAGAAAGAGTTTCTAAAGATAAATATCTAGGTACGGAGGAATTAAACCGAATTTTACGTGAAGAGATTGCCGGATTACTTTCTGAAACTAATACCGGAAACGCTACGGATTTTGTAATTCCTGAAAATAAAAAACCATATGTATTAATGGTGGTTGGAGTCAATGGGGTAGGTAAAACTACAACTATTGGTAAATTAGCCTATCAGTTTAATAAGAAAGGGTTAAAGGTAGTTCTAGGAGCGGCCGATACCTTTAGGGCTGCTGCGATTGACCAGTTACAAGTTTGGGCAGACCGGGTCAAGGTACCCATTGTAAAACAGGAAATGGGAAGTGATCCTGCATCTGTTGCCTTTGATACCTTACAATCAGGTGTAAATCAAAATGCGGATGTCATCATCATTGATACTGCAGGGAGATTACATAATAAGGTAAATTTAATGAATGAGTTGACCAAGGTGAAACGAGTTATGCAAAAAGTAATTCCCGACGCACCTCATGATGTATTATTGGTACTGGACGGATCTACCGGGCAAAATGCTTTTGAACAAGCAAAGCAATTTACTGCCGCTACCGAAGTAACTTCGCTGGCAGTAACTAAACTAGACGGAACAGCCAAAGGAGGTGTAGTTATAGGGATTAGTGACCAGTTTCAAATTCCGGTAAAATATATAGGTGTTGGTGAAGGGATTGAAGACTTGCAAGTGTTTAATAAACACGAATTTGTAGATTCGTTTTTTAAATAA
- a CDS encoding amidase family protein, with the protein MIKFIRFIILSLIFSLFFGCKKEKKGSIIIEEEVVLVKDTIRTDHTEVKDFREFKVTDSKFINQETLWKPFKTELDAFGHSTYDSLKPFILERTIPEIQHSVADGDFTYEELVLFYLYRIRKFDRQNKLSLNAVISLNPKALETARILDSSEERIDANSIFGMPVLLKDNVNTKYMTTTAGAVVFSDNNTNDAFITERLKEKGAIILGKANLSEWAYFFCGDCPSGYSAIGGQTFNPYGRRSIDTGGSSSGSGVAVAANFCVAAVGTETSGSILSPSSQNSVVGLKPTIGLLSRTGIVPISSTLDTPGPMAKSVIDAAILLQSMVGIDEEDPAFKDSPEVKEFYTQGFGSASVKGKRFGVMTTLKEDSLYLEAIDVLKNQGAILVEIVPEAIELPDFIRLLNLDMKKDLPEYISKQGAQNLSVKNVADVITYNMEKDTISTAPYGQKLFNGIEADKGSLEDLKVIRDTLFSRGLQFFERPMQAYRLDAVLSINNYHAGYAAVARYPALTIPMGYTNKNEPEGLTIITTPFNEEQLLEWGYVYEQASKKRKIPRQYQ; encoded by the coding sequence ATGATAAAATTTATCCGATTTATAATACTATCGCTAATATTTAGTCTGTTTTTTGGTTGTAAAAAAGAAAAGAAGGGTTCTATTATTATAGAAGAAGAAGTTGTATTGGTTAAAGATACAATCCGTACGGATCATACAGAGGTTAAAGATTTTAGGGAATTTAAAGTAACAGATTCAAAATTTATAAATCAGGAAACTCTATGGAAACCTTTTAAAACCGAACTAGATGCTTTTGGGCATTCTACATACGATAGTTTAAAGCCATTTATATTAGAACGGACTATCCCGGAAATACAACACAGTGTAGCCGATGGTGATTTTACTTATGAGGAACTGGTGCTTTTTTACCTATACCGCATTCGTAAGTTTGATCGGCAAAATAAGCTTTCTTTAAATGCTGTTATTTCTTTAAACCCTAAAGCACTGGAGACCGCAAGAATTTTAGATAGTTCAGAAGAACGAATTGATGCCAATTCAATTTTCGGAATGCCGGTTTTATTAAAGGATAATGTTAATACAAAATATATGACAACTACTGCCGGTGCCGTGGTGTTTTCTGATAATAATACAAACGATGCTTTTATTACCGAACGTTTAAAAGAAAAAGGAGCCATTATTTTAGGAAAAGCGAATTTAAGCGAATGGGCGTATTTCTTTTGCGGGGATTGCCCGAGTGGTTACTCAGCAATAGGCGGACAGACTTTTAATCCTTACGGAAGACGTTCCATAGATACCGGTGGTTCCAGTTCCGGAAGTGGTGTCGCAGTAGCAGCTAATTTTTGTGTGGCTGCCGTTGGTACGGAAACGTCCGGTTCTATTCTATCGCCTTCCAGTCAAAATTCTGTAGTTGGCTTAAAACCAACGATCGGATTGCTGAGTCGTACGGGAATTGTCCCTATTTCAAGTACATTAGATACCCCTGGTCCTATGGCAAAATCAGTGATTGATGCAGCTATCCTTTTACAATCTATGGTAGGTATTGATGAAGAAGATCCTGCTTTTAAAGATAGCCCTGAGGTAAAGGAGTTTTATACTCAGGGGTTCGGTAGTGCTTCCGTAAAAGGAAAAAGATTTGGAGTAATGACCACGTTAAAAGAAGATAGTTTGTACCTGGAAGCCATTGATGTTTTAAAAAATCAGGGAGCAATTTTAGTAGAAATTGTTCCTGAGGCTATTGAATTGCCAGACTTTATCAGGTTGCTAAATTTGGATATGAAAAAAGATCTTCCGGAGTATATTTCAAAACAAGGAGCTCAAAATCTATCGGTTAAAAATGTAGCAGATGTAATTACTTATAATATGGAAAAAGACACCATATCAACTGCTCCTTACGGGCAAAAACTATTTAATGGGATTGAAGCTGATAAGGGTTCATTAGAAGATCTAAAAGTAATCAGGGATACATTATTCTCCAGGGGTTTACAATTTTTTGAGCGTCCCATGCAAGCATACCGATTAGATGCCGTACTATCCATAAATAATTACCATGCGGGCTATGCAGCGGTTGCGAGATATCCGGCTTTAACCATTCCTATGGGGTATACGAATAAAAACGAACCCGAAGGATTAACTATAATTACAACGCCATTTAACGAGGAACAATTATTGGAATGGGGTTATGTCTACGAACAAGCATCTAAAAAAAGGAAGATTCCCAGACAGTATCAATAG
- a CDS encoding serine hydrolase domain-containing protein, with translation MMKTFQNLIPLLLIVCISCSSDDNTTSEENLNQPDLLSDSTTYFPPVDSEDWETASLASLQWNSQKLTDLNSYLTTANSKAFIVLKNGKLVIEEYYNNATSTDEHAWNSAAKTITALTIGIAQEEGYLDINTSSSTYLGTGWSSLDVISENRITVKNHLTMTTGLDYKVSNTNCTEPRCLLKKNEPGESWFYHNAPYILLQDVVKNATGQSFESYSAAKIQQKIGMKGAWNRLRYVNIFKSDARSMARFGLLCLNQGKWEDEVILKDINYFKDMITTSQEMNPSYGYLWWLNGKNKVQLPQSEQVFNQNLFSSAPTDLIAGLGKGDQKLYIVPSQNLVVVRLGDDAGNNTLGPSDFDNKLWELLSEVMNQ, from the coding sequence ATGATGAAGACATTTCAAAACCTAATACCCTTACTTCTTATAGTATGTATCTCATGTTCATCAGATGACAATACTACCTCTGAAGAAAATTTAAATCAACCTGATTTATTATCAGATTCAACTACTTACTTTCCACCCGTAGACAGTGAGGATTGGGAGACCGCTTCATTAGCCTCTCTACAGTGGAATTCGCAAAAGTTAACAGACTTAAATTCTTATTTAACTACTGCAAATTCAAAAGCATTTATTGTTTTAAAAAATGGGAAATTAGTTATTGAAGAATATTATAATAATGCTACTTCAACTGATGAACATGCATGGAATTCAGCTGCAAAAACCATTACTGCTTTAACCATTGGTATTGCTCAGGAAGAAGGGTACTTAGATATCAACACCTCTTCTTCAACGTATTTAGGGACTGGTTGGTCTTCTTTAGACGTCATTTCAGAAAATAGAATAACGGTAAAGAATCACCTGACTATGACCACGGGATTAGATTATAAAGTTTCTAATACCAACTGTACGGAACCAAGATGTCTACTTAAGAAAAACGAACCTGGTGAGAGTTGGTTTTATCACAACGCTCCTTATATTTTACTACAGGATGTTGTTAAAAATGCAACCGGACAATCGTTTGAATCGTACTCTGCTGCAAAAATTCAGCAGAAAATTGGAATGAAAGGTGCCTGGAATAGATTAAGATATGTAAACATTTTTAAAAGTGATGCCCGGAGTATGGCACGTTTTGGGCTATTATGCTTAAACCAGGGGAAGTGGGAAGATGAAGTCATTCTAAAGGATATAAACTACTTTAAAGATATGATTACTACGTCACAAGAAATGAATCCTTCTTATGGCTATCTATGGTGGTTAAATGGAAAGAACAAAGTGCAACTCCCTCAATCTGAACAGGTTTTTAATCAGAACTTATTCTCTTCAGCACCTACCGACCTTATAGCTGGGTTAGGAAAAGGAGATCAAAAATTATATATTGTTCCTAGTCAAAACCTCGTGGTTGTTCGCTTAGGTGACGATGCTGGAAATAATACTCTAGGTCCTTCTGACTTTGATAATAAACTTTGGGAATTACTAAGTGAAGTTATGAATCAGTAA
- the rimO gene encoding 30S ribosomal protein S12 methylthiotransferase RimO, which produces MRTKSVKKNKINVVTLGCSKNVYDSEVLMGQLKANGKEVAHEEEGNVVVINTCGFIANAKEESINTILEYVQKKEEGTVDKVYVTGCLSERYKPDLQKEIPDVDQYFGTTELPGLLKVLGADYKHELIGERLTTTPKNYAYLKIAEGCDRPCSFCAIPLMRGKHRSTPIQDLVTEAEKLAAKGVKELILIAQDLTYYGLDLYKERKLAELLKHLVKVEGIEWIRLHYAFPTGFPMEVLEVMKTEPKICNYLDIPLQHISDKILKSMRRGTTQAKTTALLSKFRATVPEMAIRTTLIVGYPGETEEDFQVLKEWVKEMRFERLGCFTYSHEEDTHAYHLEDDVPEEVKIDRVNQIMEIQSQISWELNQQHIGRTYRVLIDRKEGSYFIGRTEFDSPDVDNEVLIDATKDYVKTGDFYKVKINKAEDFDLYGEVV; this is translated from the coding sequence ATGAGAACAAAATCAGTTAAAAAGAACAAGATTAATGTGGTAACCTTGGGTTGTAGTAAAAACGTCTACGATAGTGAGGTGTTGATGGGGCAGTTAAAAGCCAATGGAAAGGAAGTGGCTCATGAAGAAGAAGGAAATGTAGTAGTAATTAATACCTGTGGTTTTATAGCTAATGCTAAAGAAGAATCTATTAATACCATTTTAGAATACGTTCAAAAAAAAGAAGAAGGCACTGTTGATAAAGTATATGTCACCGGTTGTTTATCCGAACGGTACAAACCGGATTTACAAAAAGAAATTCCGGATGTTGATCAATACTTCGGCACTACCGAATTACCGGGTTTATTAAAAGTACTGGGGGCGGATTATAAACACGAATTAATCGGAGAACGATTAACAACTACCCCAAAAAATTATGCGTATCTTAAAATTGCTGAAGGTTGTGACCGACCTTGTTCTTTTTGTGCCATTCCTTTAATGCGAGGTAAACATCGTTCAACTCCAATCCAAGATTTAGTCACCGAGGCGGAAAAACTTGCTGCAAAAGGAGTAAAAGAATTGATATTGATCGCTCAGGATTTGACTTACTACGGATTAGATCTTTATAAAGAAAGAAAGCTAGCCGAACTTTTAAAACATTTGGTAAAAGTAGAAGGAATTGAATGGATACGATTGCATTATGCCTTTCCTACCGGATTTCCGATGGAAGTATTGGAAGTAATGAAAACGGAACCCAAGATTTGTAATTATTTAGATATCCCTTTACAGCATATTTCAGATAAAATTTTAAAATCCATGCGTAGGGGAACTACCCAAGCTAAAACAACGGCTTTGTTATCTAAATTCAGAGCAACTGTTCCTGAAATGGCTATCCGTACGACTTTAATCGTAGGATATCCCGGAGAAACCGAAGAAGATTTTCAAGTTTTAAAAGAATGGGTGAAAGAAATGCGTTTTGAACGATTAGGTTGTTTTACCTATTCTCATGAAGAAGATACACATGCTTACCACCTGGAAGACGATGTTCCTGAAGAAGTAAAAATAGATCGGGTTAACCAAATTATGGAAATTCAGTCTCAAATCTCCTGGGAGTTAAATCAACAGCATATTGGAAGAACCTACAGAGTGTTGATAGATCGTAAAGAAGGAAGCTATTTTATAGGTAGAACCGAATTCGACTCTCCCGATGTAGATAACGAAGTTTTGATTGATGCCACAAAGGACTACGTAAAAACAGGAGATTTTTATAAGGTGAAGATTAATAAAGCGGAGGATTTTGATCTGTATGGGGAGGTGGTTTAA
- the bshC gene encoding bacillithiol biosynthesis cysteine-adding enzyme BshC, translating to MLLKSIPFKETNYFSDLICDYLDNVVKLQPFFNRYPSLENFKEQIAEKQASFPQQHRETLHKVLTAQCASFSISEATENNIKLLLRENTFTVTTGHQLNLFTGPLYFLYKIISVINLAEQLQEEYPEYHFVPVYWMATEDHDFEEINYFNFKGKKVRWNREAGGPVGRFDTKGLDEVLAILKNEFGTSNNATRLLNLFEKAYLEQDTLANATLFLANELFSKYGLVIVDGDYKELKRLFISQVKNELAKQNSYIQTVYQSQKLEDLGYKKQVNPREINLFYIKNGLRERIIKEEDRFYVNETEISWTQEELYNELETAPEKFSPNVIMRPLYQEVILPNLCYIGGGGELAYWFELKSYFESEKIPFPILLLRNSVLILSEKQKQKLAKLEVSTKDLFLKQHELINRMVRKISNIDIDFNPQKQHLQHQFKELYELAEQTDTSFVNAVKAQEIKQLKGLDKLEERLLKAQKRKLKDQVTRLTTLQNELFPNQNLQERIVNFSELYLEYGEDLVKTLKNNLAPLTLEFTILKM from the coding sequence ATGCTATTGAAAAGTATTCCGTTTAAGGAAACGAATTACTTCTCCGATTTAATTTGTGATTACCTAGATAATGTAGTAAAATTACAACCTTTCTTCAACAGATATCCTTCTCTTGAAAATTTTAAAGAGCAAATAGCTGAAAAGCAAGCGTCTTTTCCTCAACAGCATAGAGAAACATTACATAAAGTCCTAACAGCGCAATGCGCTTCTTTTTCTATTTCTGAAGCTACTGAAAATAATATAAAACTCTTATTAAGGGAGAATACCTTTACGGTAACTACCGGACATCAACTAAATTTATTTACCGGACCCCTCTATTTTCTGTATAAAATTATTTCTGTGATTAACCTGGCAGAACAACTTCAGGAAGAATATCCGGAATATCATTTTGTTCCGGTCTATTGGATGGCTACCGAAGATCATGATTTTGAAGAAATTAACTATTTCAATTTTAAAGGAAAAAAAGTGCGGTGGAACCGGGAGGCGGGAGGCCCCGTCGGTAGATTTGATACTAAAGGTTTAGATGAGGTATTAGCTATACTAAAAAACGAGTTTGGTACTTCTAATAATGCTACTCGGTTATTAAACTTATTTGAAAAAGCTTATCTAGAACAAGATACGCTGGCAAATGCTACTCTATTTTTGGCCAATGAATTGTTTTCAAAATATGGGTTAGTAATTGTTGATGGAGATTATAAGGAGTTAAAACGTCTGTTTATTTCACAAGTCAAGAATGAATTAGCAAAGCAAAATTCATACATTCAGACTGTGTATCAATCTCAGAAATTAGAAGATCTTGGCTATAAAAAACAAGTAAACCCCAGAGAAATTAATCTTTTCTATATTAAAAACGGACTACGCGAACGAATTATTAAAGAAGAAGATAGATTTTATGTAAATGAAACTGAAATTTCCTGGACACAAGAAGAGTTATATAATGAATTAGAAACTGCTCCGGAAAAATTTAGCCCCAACGTTATCATGCGTCCATTATATCAAGAAGTAATTTTACCTAATTTATGTTATATCGGGGGAGGGGGTGAACTGGCTTATTGGTTCGAACTTAAATCTTATTTTGAATCGGAAAAAATTCCTTTTCCTATCTTATTATTAAGAAATTCTGTTTTAATACTTTCTGAAAAACAAAAACAAAAGCTTGCCAAACTAGAGGTTTCCACCAAAGATTTATTCTTAAAACAGCATGAATTAATCAATCGAATGGTAAGAAAAATATCAAATATAGACATTGATTTCAATCCTCAAAAACAACATCTACAACATCAGTTTAAAGAATTATACGAACTCGCAGAACAAACCGATACATCTTTTGTGAATGCTGTAAAAGCTCAAGAAATAAAGCAATTAAAGGGTTTGGATAAGTTAGAGGAACGATTACTAAAAGCGCAAAAACGAAAATTAAAAGATCAGGTTACCCGATTAACTACCCTTCAGAATGAACTATTTCCCAATCAAAATTTACAGGAGCGGATAGTGAACTTTTCTGAACTTTATTTAGAGTATGGCGAGGACCTGGTCAAAACTTTAAAAAATAATTTAGCCCCGTTAACTTTAGAATTTACGATCTTAAAAATGTAA
- a CDS encoding ThuA domain-containing protein encodes MKLKRITSVLLLFCVLSLFSQDKVLVFTKTNGFSHPSIEDGIAMIEKLGRDNGLWSTDQTSDSSAFTDNNLSQYRAVIWCNTSGNNLLNQSQQAAFEDYIKNGGGFVGIHAATDTYRDRSWPFYNELVGGIVRTMPNHTSQNFEAIMQIINPHPSVDFLGDSWTKKEEYYYWEGNGGFLFDRNIPVLEVESTGSEPYDKSRPIAWYKEYQGGRSFYTALGHNRLDYIDNTNFIKHVEEGIKYAIGVTLNVDSVNPHTPEITLLNNPVNNVLTFSKDSNSLIEEVHVYTLQGVLAISKENIVDTMTFNISSLSSGLYLAEVLTKNRKQVFKFIKE; translated from the coding sequence ATGAAATTAAAAAGAATTACAAGCGTATTACTACTTTTTTGCGTATTAAGCCTTTTTTCGCAGGATAAAGTCTTGGTATTTACAAAGACTAACGGGTTTTCACATCCGTCTATTGAAGATGGAATCGCTATGATAGAAAAGTTAGGGAGAGACAATGGTTTATGGTCTACAGATCAAACTAGCGACAGTTCGGCTTTTACGGATAATAATCTATCTCAGTACCGCGCAGTAATATGGTGTAATACTAGTGGTAATAACCTTCTCAATCAGTCACAGCAAGCGGCATTTGAAGATTATATTAAAAATGGAGGTGGATTTGTAGGGATTCATGCTGCTACCGATACCTACCGGGATCGTAGCTGGCCATTTTATAATGAATTGGTGGGCGGTATTGTAAGGACAATGCCAAATCATACTTCACAGAATTTTGAAGCAATTATGCAAATTATCAATCCGCATCCTTCTGTTGATTTCTTAGGAGATTCCTGGACTAAAAAAGAAGAATATTATTATTGGGAAGGGAATGGCGGATTTTTATTTGATCGGAATATTCCTGTTCTGGAAGTTGAAAGTACCGGTAGTGAACCATATGACAAATCAAGACCTATCGCCTGGTATAAAGAATATCAGGGCGGACGTTCTTTTTATACGGCTCTCGGACATAATAGGCTAGATTACATAGATAATACTAATTTTATAAAACATGTAGAAGAAGGAATCAAGTATGCTATAGGTGTAACTTTAAATGTTGATAGTGTTAATCCGCATACCCCTGAAATTACTTTATTAAATAATCCCGTAAATAATGTATTGACTTTTTCTAAAGATAGCAATAGTCTTATTGAAGAAGTTCATGTCTATACTCTTCAGGGAGTATTAGCGATAAGTAAAGAAAATATAGTGGATACTATGACTTTTAATATTTCCTCTTTATCTTCCGGTTTATATTTGGCAGAAGTTTTGACCAAAAATAGAAAACAGGTTTTTAAATTTATAAAGGAGTAG
- a CDS encoding pyridoxamine 5'-phosphate oxidase family protein — translation MLTDIFNQIHKDFKGAVKYSKHAFRYATLATVADGLPFQRTIVLRDVTDTNDLLIYTDERSKKVAQLKRNKNASLLFYDHNRLTQVILRGTISIETKGEGVEERWQKVRERSQKDYITSLGPGIPVDNPDQVTYLKEQNYFTILNFVPDEIEYLRLKRPNHIRALFTKSESEEWDMTFLVP, via the coding sequence ATGCTTACGGATATTTTCAACCAAATTCACAAAGATTTTAAAGGTGCTGTTAAGTATAGTAAACACGCTTTCCGTTATGCCACCCTTGCTACCGTAGCTGATGGTTTGCCCTTTCAACGGACCATCGTCCTCAGGGATGTTACGGATACGAATGACTTATTGATCTATACGGATGAACGAAGTAAAAAAGTGGCGCAATTGAAACGAAACAAAAATGCCAGTTTATTATTTTATGACCATAACCGATTGACTCAAGTAATTTTAAGAGGTACCATCAGTATCGAAACTAAAGGTGAAGGTGTTGAAGAAAGATGGCAAAAAGTACGGGAACGTTCTCAAAAAGATTACATTACTTCATTAGGACCTGGTATTCCTGTTGATAATCCCGATCAGGTAACTTACCTGAAGGAACAAAATTATTTTACTATTTTAAATTTTGTACCTGACGAAATTGAGTACTTACGTTTAAAACGCCCTAATCATATCCGCGCACTGTTTACAAAATCAGAAAGTGAGGAATGGGATATGACTTTTTTGGTTCCTTAA
- the guaA gene encoding glutamine-hydrolyzing GMP synthase — protein MQNNVLILDFGSQYTQLIARRVRELNIYCEIHPYHKIPSDISNFKAIILSGSPFSVRSKDAPHPDLSEIRGKKPLLGVCYGAQYLAHFNGGEVAPSEIREYGRANLNFIKAEELLFDNIAEGSQVWMSHSDTIKTLPKNGIRIASTKDVLNAAYRIEGEDTYGIQFHPEVYHSTDGKQLLENFLIHIANITADWTPDSFVEETVKSLKQQIGTDKVVLGLSGGVDSSVAAMLLHKAIGQQLHCIFVNNGLLRKDEFQQVLEGYKGMGLNVKGVDASARFLKALTGESDPEKKRKIIGKVFIEVFDDEAHAIDQVSWLAQGTIYPDVIESVSVNGPSATIKSHHNVGGLPDFMKLKIVEPLKLLFKDEVRRVGASMHMHQKLLGRHPFPGPGLAIRILGDISPEKVSILQEVDYIFIEGLRSAGLYDKVWQAGAILLPVQSVGVMGDERTYEQCVALRAVESTDGMTADWVHLPYEFLQKISNEIINKVKGVNRVVYDISSKPPATIEWE, from the coding sequence ATGCAAAATAACGTACTGATTTTAGATTTCGGGTCGCAATATACACAGTTAATTGCCAGGCGAGTAAGAGAATTAAATATCTATTGTGAAATTCATCCGTATCATAAAATACCTTCGGATATTTCTAATTTTAAAGCCATTATTCTATCCGGGTCTCCTTTTTCAGTACGTAGTAAAGATGCACCTCATCCGGATTTAAGCGAAATCCGAGGTAAAAAACCATTACTTGGAGTGTGTTACGGGGCACAGTATCTGGCGCATTTCAATGGAGGCGAAGTGGCGCCTTCGGAAATAAGAGAATATGGCCGGGCCAACTTGAATTTTATCAAAGCTGAAGAATTACTGTTTGACAATATTGCCGAAGGTTCGCAGGTATGGATGAGTCATAGCGACACTATTAAAACCTTACCTAAAAACGGAATTCGGATTGCAAGTACAAAAGATGTGTTGAACGCTGCCTATCGGATTGAAGGAGAAGATACCTACGGAATTCAGTTTCATCCTGAAGTATACCACTCCACAGATGGTAAGCAATTGCTAGAGAACTTCTTAATCCATATTGCAAACATAACCGCAGACTGGACTCCGGATTCTTTTGTAGAAGAAACGGTGAAAAGTCTAAAACAACAAATCGGAACAGATAAAGTAGTCCTAGGATTAAGTGGGGGCGTGGATTCATCAGTTGCTGCCATGTTGCTGCACAAAGCTATTGGTCAACAACTACATTGTATCTTTGTAAACAACGGCTTGTTACGTAAAGACGAATTTCAGCAAGTGTTAGAAGGATACAAAGGGATGGGGCTAAATGTAAAAGGTGTAGATGCCTCGGCACGTTTTTTGAAAGCCCTAACCGGTGAAAGCGACCCGGAAAAAAAGCGTAAGATTATTGGAAAGGTATTTATAGAAGTTTTTGACGATGAAGCACATGCAATCGATCAGGTTTCCTGGTTAGCACAAGGTACTATTTACCCGGATGTAATAGAATCCGTATCGGTAAACGGACCGTCTGCCACTATTAAATCACATCATAACGTTGGTGGTCTTCCTGATTTTATGAAATTAAAAATTGTAGAACCTTTAAAACTTTTGTTTAAAGATGAAGTAAGAAGGGTAGGAGCTTCCATGCATATGCACCAGAAATTGCTAGGCAGACATCCTTTTCCAGGGCCGGGACTGGCAATTCGTATCTTAGGTGATATTAGTCCGGAAAAAGTAAGTATCTTACAAGAAGTGGATTATATATTTATTGAAGGGTTGCGTTCAGCCGGCTTATATGATAAAGTATGGCAGGCAGGGGCTATTTTACTTCCGGTACAGAGTGTGGGGGTGATGGGAGATGAACGGACTTACGAACAATGTGTAGCCTTACGTGCGGTAGAGAGTACAGACGGGATGACCGCAGATTGGGTACATTTGCCTTATGAGTTTTTACAAAAAATTTCTAATGAAATTATAAATAAAGTAAAAGGAGTAAATAGAGTGGTATATGACATTAGTTCAAAACCACCAGCCACCATCGAGTGGGAATAA